A single region of the Candidatus Omnitrophota bacterium genome encodes:
- a CDS encoding MotA/TolQ/ExbB proton channel family protein — MWSLISKTGSLVWLMVPIFLCSIFSLAITLERLFFYLSIRINVVDIVSQILELVRKNKITEAIDICEKSPFYVTNILKSGLTHYEEAKGVIREAMENASLYEIPKLEKGLNFLSTIAHVTPLLGLLGTVVGLVQCFYVIEQKTSSVGMVNPSDLANGIWIALLTTVAGLLVAIPSYIMYNYFIHKVNSATLESERAATELLEVLPQSRYSDEV; from the coding sequence ATGTGGAGTTTAATTTCAAAAACTGGTTCTTTGGTCTGGTTGATGGTGCCAATATTTTTGTGTTCTATTTTTTCTTTAGCGATAACATTAGAGCGGTTATTTTTTTATCTGAGCATTAGAATTAATGTTGTAGACATTGTTTCACAAATATTAGAGCTAGTGCGTAAAAATAAAATAACTGAGGCTATAGATATTTGCGAAAAGTCACCTTTTTATGTTACTAATATTTTGAAGTCTGGGCTCACTCATTATGAAGAGGCTAAAGGTGTTATTCGGGAGGCAATGGAGAACGCTTCTCTTTATGAAATACCCAAGTTGGAAAAAGGTTTGAATTTTTTAAGCACAATAGCACACGTTACACCATTGTTAGGCCTTTTGGGTACAGTGGTTGGCTTGGTGCAGTGTTTTTATGTAATTGAACAGAAAACTTCTAGCGTTGGTATGGTTAACCCTTCTGATCTAGCTAACGGAATCTGGATAGCTCTATTAACCACTGTGGCCGGATTATTGGTAGCGATCCCAAGTTATATTATGTATAACTATTTCATTCATAAGGTTAATTCAGCAACTTTGGAATCCGAGCGGGCCGCTACAGAACTTCTTGAAGTTCTTCCTCAAAGCAGGTATAGCGATGAAGTTTAA
- a CDS encoding biopolymer transporter ExbD: MKFKKRARVEAGLRQIDIVPLIDCVFLLLIFFMLTSNFVVIPGVNVNLPKVLTSESVDGRTLTITISSEDIIYLKDKPYSLRDVEDFIKEEKISSIFIKADRDASFGIFTKIYDICKRLSIVKISYATTYDD; encoded by the coding sequence ATGAAGTTTAAAAAACGCGCCCGTGTAGAGGCGGGGTTACGTCAAATTGATATAGTTCCCTTGATTGATTGTGTTTTTCTTCTGTTGATATTTTTCATGTTAACATCAAATTTTGTTGTGATTCCTGGAGTTAATGTGAACCTTCCTAAGGTTTTAACTTCCGAATCAGTCGACGGTAGAACTCTAACGATTACCATTTCTAGCGAGGATATTATTTATTTAAAAGATAAGCCCTATAGTCTTCGTGATGTTGAGGATTTCATTAAGGAGGAGAAAATTAGTTCTATTTTTATTAAAGCCGATCGAGACGCAAGTTTTGGGATATTCACAAAGATTTATGATATTTGCAAGAGGCTGAGTATAGTAAAGATTAGCTACGCAACTACCTATGATGACTAG
- a CDS encoding winged helix-turn-helix domain-containing protein, with amino-acid sequence MITEIGIIAGEIWHFLDKHGMVSLHKLIVGIEKPKELVLMSLGWLAREGHVLVEFKDPDYVISLREENKSSKAE; translated from the coding sequence ATGATTACTGAAATAGGAATTATAGCTGGTGAGATTTGGCATTTTCTAGATAAACATGGAATGGTTAGTCTTCATAAACTAATCGTTGGTATTGAAAAGCCAAAAGAATTAGTTTTAATGAGCTTGGGCTGGTTGGCCCGCGAAGGCCATGTTTTGGTAGAATTTAAAGACCCTGACTACGTAATCTCTTTGCGGGAAGAGAATAAATCCAGCAAAGCGGAGTAG
- a CDS encoding 16S rRNA (uracil(1498)-N(3))-methyltransferase: MSKIRMYIEPGQIEEFIQLKNRDAVHKLKDVLRLKESDCLCFFDGRGKEYVYHIEELSKKSILLKQEKLLRSEPHPTKQVTLAFPLEREERVDFILQKCTELGALRFIPFVCQRSIQRKPSANKLARWKKIINEATRQSQRLWIPKIEETLDFLDLAKVKSDLKLVGNISGKTISRKFDKKIKDVLIAIGPVGDFSDQEYQEFKSQGFSSVKLSANLLRTETAAMFSVGLLNNFLDEG; the protein is encoded by the coding sequence ATGTCAAAGATAAGAATGTATATTGAGCCTGGTCAAATTGAAGAGTTTATTCAGTTGAAGAATAGGGATGCTGTCCATAAGTTAAAAGATGTCCTGAGGCTTAAAGAATCAGATTGTCTTTGTTTTTTTGACGGCCGCGGGAAGGAGTATGTTTATCATATTGAGGAATTGTCCAAGAAGTCAATCTTGCTGAAACAAGAAAAGTTGTTACGATCGGAGCCTCATCCGACCAAACAAGTAACCTTAGCTTTTCCTCTTGAGCGAGAGGAAAGGGTAGATTTTATTTTGCAGAAGTGTACTGAGCTGGGAGCCTTAAGGTTTATTCCCTTTGTTTGTCAGCGGAGCATCCAGAGAAAGCCATCAGCTAATAAACTGGCTAGATGGAAGAAAATAATTAACGAAGCTACTCGGCAGTCACAACGTTTATGGATTCCGAAGATAGAAGAAACTTTAGATTTTTTGGATCTAGCTAAAGTCAAGTCGGATTTAAAGCTGGTTGGAAATATTTCCGGTAAAACTATAAGTAGAAAGTTTGATAAAAAGATTAAAGATGTTTTAATAGCTATCGGTCCAGTCGGAGATTTTTCAGATCAAGAGTATCAAGAATTTAAGAGTCAAGGTTTTAGTTCGGTTAAACTTTCGGCGAACCTCTTGCGTACCGAAACCGCTGCTATGTTTTCGGTAGGGTTATTAAATAATTTTCTAGATGAAGGTTAA